A portion of the Gasterosteus aculeatus chromosome 12, fGasAcu3.hap1.1, whole genome shotgun sequence genome contains these proteins:
- the ankdd1a gene encoding ankyrin repeat and death domain-containing protein 1A: MEDGVVSEDDVLLWSEKEFHDAAKRNDPERMQELIEKGVDVKAKNKMDRKALHWAAGAGNEQALRLLLDHDTDVDEKDTFGMNALLLASWFGHLKVLQILVSCGAKLSSENKDGLSMLHCAAQRGHIRVLEFIMEDLEDVRLDRLDKSGKTALHLAAESGRLEVVEFLIGMGCTHSLKDKEANTAVHLAAKCGHTEVLQKMVETGVDVDERNIGGLTALHLAADGGHYECVKLLLEVGCDANAQTNKNMNALHYVAQHGFNREASLLLEAGIDKDAVDDQQNTALHLAVFNNHAAFLRLLIDAHCDLDIADSRQQTVLHIAAEHGWQDSAEMMLVSGVNLNLTDKQGKRCLEVAARGNHVLLVDMIIKADRFYKWEKDQMSSEQDSWVGRPLSFKQDHQPETQHLRSVLWSLATKHLCRGEWKILAQHWDFSPAHIRAIEQQWTGTKSFKEHGHRMLLIWLHGVGMAGENPVKGLYEGLVKISRTDLAECIRQKANAETASPKMCSAM, from the exons ATGGACCGCAAAGCGCTGCACTGGGCCGCGGGAGCCGGGAACGAGCAGGCTCTCCGTCTCCTGCTGGACCACGACACCGACGTCGATGAGAAGGACACT TTTGGGATGAACGCTTTGCTTCTCGCGTCCTGGTTTGGTCACCTAAAGGTCCTGCAGATCCTGGTGTCCTGTGGGGCGAAGCTGAgcagtgaaaacaaa gACGGTCTGAGCATGCTGCACTGTGCAGCCCAGCGAGGCCACATAAGAGTCCTGGAGTTCATCATGGAGGACCTGGAAGACGTACGACTCGACAGACTCGACAAG TCGGGGAAGACGGCCCTTCACCTGGCTGCTGAGAGCGGACGGCTTGAAGTGGTGGAGTTTCTCATTGGAATGGGCTGCACGCACAGTTTGAAGGACAag GAAGCCAACACGGCCGTGCATCTAGCAGCAAAGTGTGGGCACACAGAAGTCCTGCAGAAGATGGTGGAGACCGGAGTCGATGTCGACGAGAGAAACATA GGCGGTCTCACAGCATTGCACCTGGCAGCTGATGGAGGTCACTACGAGTGTGTCAAACTGCTGCTGGAGGTCGGCTGCGATGCCAATGCGCAGACAAAT AAGAATATGAATGCTCTCCACTACGTAGCTCAGCATGGCTTTAACAGGGAGGCCAGTTTGCTGCTGGAGGCAGGAATCGACAAGGATGCTGTAGATGAT caacaaaacacagcccTCCACTTAGCTGTGTTCAACAACCACGCTGCGTTTTTACGGCTGCTCATAGACGCCCACTGTGACCTGGACATCGCTGACAGT AGACAACAGACGGTTTTGCACATCGCAGCAGAGCACGGCTGGCAGGACTCGGCTGAGATGATGCTGGTCTCCGGTGTTAACCTCAATCTGACTGACAAG CAGGGGAAAAGGTGTTTGGAGGTGGCAGCCAGAGGAAACCACGTCCTCCTGGTTGACATGATCATCAAAGCTGACCGTTTTTATAAATGGGAGAAG GATCAGATGAGCAGCGAGCAGGACTCCTGGGTGGGGAGACCGCTAAGCTTCAAGCAGGACCACCAGCCAGAGACACAGCACCTCCGGTCTGTCCTGTGGAGCCTGGCCACCAAGCACCTGTGCCGCGGGGAGTGGAAGATCCTGGCACAGCACTGGGACTTCAGCCCTGCACATATACGAGCTATTGAACAACAGTGGACCG GCACGAAGAGCTTCAAAGAGCACGGCCACCGGATGCTGCTAATTTGGCTCCACGGAGTTGGGATGGCGGGGGAGAACCCGGTCAAAGGCCTGTACGAGGGGCTGGTGAAGATCTCACGGACAGACTTGGCAG AGTGCATACGGCAAAAGGCAAACGCAGAGACCGCCTCTCCCAAGATGTGCTCTGCAATGTGA